Sequence from the Camarhynchus parvulus chromosome 1, STF_HiC, whole genome shotgun sequence genome:
CTGTAAAAGGCTTTTCCCCAGTGACAACGAAGCAATTCCTGAAGTGGTGCAGCTCTGAAACAGGAGAACAGGatctggcactgctgagggagCTCAACCAAGTTCAAGCAAGATCCTCTTAGATCTTGGACATGATAAATATGGGCGAGTTTTGGTGGagactggaagaaaaatgtgtcCTTTCAGCCAAAGTAACTCTTAGCCCGACAAACATTTTGCTGGATTGTTATTtgaatgaatatttaatataaaacatGCAACCTGCTCTAATAAGAGCACATTCATAATTTTGAGCAGGCGAGCCCTGTCCAAAATTCCCTTGGCTTTGCTCTGGGTAAGGAATAACTTAAGAAGGAAATGTTGGACTGCAGCTACTCTTGGCTGAAGGACACAGTACAGCAGGAACAGCTGTGGAAGCAGATTTACTGCAAGAAGTGAGGCTGCTAAAATCCTGACagtactttgatttttttctggctttttttttttaatgaaaaagtcCAATATCGAGTTTATGACTTTTCATacagttatttattttaggaATAAGAGAGCTGCCAAACACAGCAGGTAGTTAATACCCAATTCAGACTGTGTTTAAATAGGGAAGGAGCTATTGGCTGCATCctttgggattctgtgattaacccccagggagctggaggtggctTTTTCCAGAGGCTTTCAGGTGAAACATGAGTGAGAGTTGGCTCCCTTGGAGTGAAGTTGGAATCAGATGTAGCAGATAATTCAGCTCATCCTGAAATGATTTCTCTACTGAAATGAGCTTTTCCTTTGGACAtgggagatggagctgctggagataACCTGGAGCTGGGGTGGAGGTTCAGTCTCTGCCTCTGTTCCAGACATGGATCTTTCCTGCTGAGGGTGGTGAAGGTTCTGGACAGTCAAtcctgtgaggaacagctgatggagctgggaaggggctgaggctggagcaaaggaggctcaggggcccttgtggctctgcacaagtccctgccaggagggcacagccgggggggtcgggctctgctcccagggcacagggacaggagcagagggaacggcctcaggctgggccagggcaggctcagctgggacagcagcagcaatttgcccatggaaagggagctcaggccttggcaggggctgcccagggagctttgcagtgcccatccctgcaggtgtgccctggaggtggcactgagtgctctgggctggggacaaggtgcccatggggcacagctggcactccatgggctggcacGGCtttgccagccccagggatttgggattctgTGTCTGCTGTACTCAGGGAGGAGGCTCAGGCTGCTGggccccagctgagctgcccaTGAGTCCTTGGTGGGAACCTGGAGGGTGACTCTCCCTGAGTGTCCCATGCCAGGCAGAACTTTGGGATCAGCTCCAGAGGCTCCATGTTtggcccctgctgctcccaggcagctctgacaCCTCAGGTTTGGGGGATGAGAGGGTTCAGCCTGAGTTTTGGGGGATGAGAGGGTTCATTCCCAACCCACAAGGGACTGGGGGCCACTGGTTAGTGCTGGACAGTGGCCACTTTAAAACCCCTTTAGTGAACTTGGCAGCATTCACTGAATTCTTATTTTCGCTTGGTGCTCATCATACAAAAGGAGGGATAAcaatccctgcatccctcctgaGTGTGCTCTGAGGctaaatcatggaatcacaaaattatttgggttggaagggaccttaaaagtcacctcattccaaccccctgccatgggcagggacacctctcagGAGGTGATGGAACTCAttaagcagaaaacaaagaattcaaCAAAGTTGGCCAAAACACATCTTCAACATGTGTTGCAGGAGGAACAGAGGAAACattggctggggctgggaaaagagaagcaGATCTGGCAGCAGGATTGACAGAAATTGCTGCAGCCCTGGTCACActgagggagagctggagctgatgcCCAGACACCATAAAACCTCCAGAGGAAAGGAGGGTGTTGAGCCCATGGAGTGTGAGCTTCTCTAAAGACCAATATTCTCCTGTTTGGGCCTTGGAAGCAACGAGACATTCCAGAAGTTCTGTTCACAGcccatttctgcttttatggATCAGTCTGCTCGTGTCTGCCAGGAccacagctgggagagcccAGATTGCTTTGGGATtctggagaggaggagctgaggctgtggcAGACCCTTAGGTGCCATcactggggctctgctggctgccctgcatATTCCAGTGCTCgggatgtgctgctggccaCGGGATCAGCTCCACGAGCCCAGAGATCCCAAACAGGGGCGTGTGCCTGGATCCAGGTCCCAAAGGCTGGATCCTATTTCCAAAGGCTGGATCCAGGTCCCAAAGGCTGGATCCAGGTCCCAAAAGCTGGATCCTGGTCCCAAAGGCTGGATCCCAGTTCCAAAGACTGGATCCCAGTTCCAAAGTCTGGATCCAGGTCCCAAAGGCTGGATCCTGGTCCCAAAGGCTGGATCCCAGTTCCAAAGGCTGGATCCTATTTCCAAAGTCTGGATCCAGGTCCCAAAGGCTGGATCCAGGTCCCAAAGTCTGGATCCTGGTCCCAAAGTCTGGATCCTGGTCCCAAAGGCTGGATCCAGGTCCCAAAAGCTGGATCCTGGTCCCAAAGTCTGGATCCAGGTTCCAAAATCTGGATCCTGGTCCCAAAGACTGGATCCTGGTCCCAAAGACTGGATCTGGGTTCCAAAATCTGGATCTGGTTCCAAAATCTGGATCCAGATTCCAAAGACTGGATCCAGGTTCCAAAGTCTGGATGAGTTGAGAACTCCAAAGAGCTTCACCCCAGGGGTGAGGGAGCGGCAGCTCTGGTGGGgcatctgccagctcctggtgccagggGTTCTGTGGGGTTCTGGATCCAGCATAGCCCCGTTTGTTACGTGCCCATGTCAATAAAGGAACATTTGGATGTTTCTGGGGATGGgaattcctttcctttgctcccacttttttttctcctgctggcagcttccTTGATGGTTTCCCCTTGTAGAGGAAGCAAGCACCGATTCCGCAAAACTCTAGGAAACATCAACAAGTGTTaagtggaaggaaaatatttcactgaactGTCCCAATTTCCAGATTCTTCATCCTCTGCTTCCTTTCAAGAGTGAGTGGGCTTAAAATGATCTGACTTTGCAAACATGATGTAACGCAAATCTGGTGTTATTTTatctgtgttattttatttgtgtCATTTTATCATGTGTTTCACAGAATCATCCAGGCTGGAAGAGATCTTCAAGATCATCCAGccctcccatggcagggacaccttacactgtcccaggctgctccaagccccagtgtccaacctggccctgggcacttccagtggtccaggggcagccccaacCTCTCCCAAGCACGTTTAACTCTGATTTTCAAGGCTTATTGATGCTTCTgaactttttctctctgtgttttccatggAATGATAAAATGTGACCAAGTGGAACAAagaggcagctcagggcagggtggAAGTCTGGGATTGCTCTGTCCATGATCCCTTTTCTCCCACAGAGAGCCATGAAAAGCAGCTGAGGTTCATTAGCAATGCAGCCTAattgggctggaattgccagggATAGCAAGAGAGGTGATAGCCTGAGCCTGGATGGATTTGAGAGCACCCCTGGTGATCAATACCAGTGattatgacattttaaaaataaaattgcttgtCCTTGACTCCAGTGGAAGGGAGAACTCCCTCACACATCCCACGGgttgcagctgctctgctcaatACCAAACACTTTGTGAAATGGCCAACAAAAGCCTTTCCTtgccatcccatccctctgAGGGGGCAGAATCCCCCTGACTTTGATTCTCTTTGCTCCAGAGGCCTTTTAGTTAAAAGCTCTCTAATAGATTTGGGAGTATTGACAGTAATAATGAGCTTATGGGTGAAATTGTGACCTCAGGGAAGTCAATGGAGCTGGAAttccagcattttaaatatCCACACATCTCTATGAAGTCTGTACATGTGCTCTCAACAGGTCAAACCTCTGCATTGATTCACTCCCCTTTCCAACAGTTTGCTTACCAAACATCTTTGAAGTGTGAGCTAATGAAATTAAtgtcttttcctcctgcttaaagcagaaaatgaaattaaccaccttttcccccaggaaaaaggagggaggtTGGGTCTGTCCTGCCTTTCTTGTCCGTAGAGCATTTTAAACCCATTCAGATGTTTGAGTTTATGGGAAGCTGTCTGAAGAACTGCCAGGATTCTCAGGGAAGGGTTTAAACATGACTTCTGATGCCATGGGCTGAAGATTTGGAAAGGATGATCTGAATTAAGTTGGGAATCAACACGTCCAGGTGCCCCTTTAGTGATAAGAATGGGAAATGTGGATAAAAGGAATGTGGGGACCAAGGtgtatttgtaattttaaagaaaacaagtgaaaaagaaaattcatgcTACATGGCAAAGCAAGGCATGCAAGGAAAGGATAATGTCTTTTAGTAGAtcaaacaaggaaagaaataaagaaggaaaagaaggaagggagaagggagaagggaagggaagggaaatttcaaggaaaggaaatttcaaggaaatttcaaggaaaggaaaggaaaggaaatttcaaggaaaggaaaggaaatttcaaggaaatttcaaggaaatttcaaggaaatttcaaggaaaggaaaggaaaggaaaggaaaggaaaggaaaggaaaggaaaggaaaggaaaggaaaggaaaggaaaggaaaggaaaggaaaggaaaggaaaggaaatttcaaggaaaggaaagagagagaaagagaaagaaagagaaagaaaaagagaaagaaagagaaagaaagagaaggaaagaaagaaaagaaagaaaagaaagagaaagaaagaaagaaagaagagagagagagagagagagaaagaaagaaagaaagaaagagaaagaaagaaagaaagaaagaaagaaagaaagaaagaaagaaagaaagaaagaaagaaagaaagaaagaaagaaagaaagaaagaaagaaaaaaaaaaagaaagaaaagaaagaaagaaagaaagaaagaaagaaagaaagaaagaaagaaagaaagaaagaaagaaagaaagaaagaaagaaagaaagaaagaaagaaagaaagaaagaaaagaaagaaaagaaagaaaagaaagaaaagaaacactggTGTCAGTTTTAGCATGGAGTAAGATGCCCTGGTTCACAGCTCTGTGACAGAAACCATTTCCCTCTCTATTGACATCCGAGCACTTCCATGAATTTTTGCCAGGACTTTATAAACTGTTCCGACTCCTGTCACACATTCTGCCCGGCTGGGGATTGCTGCAGTAAgaacagccctgcacaggagtATTCCCACCACACCAAAACCTGGCAAGGGAATGAATTTATCAGTAGATGGCAAACCCCCACAATGACCCAGAGCTGTTTCCTCCCTTGGAACTGATCTCCAGCATTCATGGCTGTCCAAGCCCTGCCTCAGGTTGATATCCAATCACTTGGCAGCATCCCTtagaagggaaatgcaggaaaagccCAAGGTTTTGACCACctccacagagctgaaaaaagCATCCCAGACATCCATAATGGACCATGAACAGTTGGTCTCCATCTTCTCTAAGAAGCTGTTGTGCACTTTGTGTCCATTCCCTGCACCTCACGGTCTGTCCCTGAGATGTTTGCAGGGTCATTGATCACAGAAtttgggctggaggggaccttaaatCATCCAGTTGTGCCcccctgcaatgggcagggacaccttccactggtGTCCAacccagggaggagctggagctgctgcagagagcccagaggaggctccaggatgagcagagggatggagcagctctgctggcaggaaaggctggcacagctggcattgttcacctgcacaggagaagctttggcctgagctcagggtggccttgcagggcctgcaggagccccaggaaagctggagagagacaatttccaggggatgcagggacagcacacagggaatggctgccagtgccagagggcagggctggatgggatcttggcaatgaggaattgttccctggcagggtgggcaggggctgggatggaattccatccctggatccctggcagtgcccaaggccaggctggacactggggctgggagcagcctggtgtgcatattcatagaatcacagaatcccagaaggatttgggttggaaaggacctcaaagcccacccagtgccacccctgccatggcagggacacctcccactgtcccaggctgctccagccccagtgtccaacctggccttgggcactgccagggatccagggatggaattccatcccagccctgcccacgctgccagggaacaattcctcattcccaagatcccatccagccctgtcctccttcagttcaaagccattcccccttgtgcTATCACCACAAATAACCAAAGTCAGGTCCCAGATCACTTTTATTATTGTTGGTCTCAGCAAGTTGCTTagaaaatccatttatttttaaaaccagtgGTGATGTTAACATGAAGCAGTGCTGAAAACCCTCTGTCTCAATCCAAACCAACATGAAGCCAAAGGCAATGGTGATCAACCACAAAAAGGAAGGTTCAGAGCAGAACCAGGGGAAATGTTGAAAatctcccagctctggaggTGACACAAGGTGACAATATAAttgcaaacagatttttctttttgtcagatGAAGAATTGTTGCCTCATAGGtcttggaattatttttttcagtgtgttgGTCAATCTGTTGAAAGTGGGAGACCTATAAATTTCTGGTTTAAGAGAAATCCATTGATTCTCTTTTTTGTCATAATTTTATATCCTAATATGTGTGCTTGGGACTTTGCTGTAATGTGAGATGGAGAGGGCTGGGCTTCTTTgctcattattttaatttttgattgtTTGAATGCACTGTGGAACGATGGAATTCTGTGAGGATTTTAGAAGGAAATGTCTGGATTTGGTACTTCTGACAAGCAGTGGTCACAGTCCATGGAGGGTGCCTTGTGCCCCAATGGAagttccccaaaaatctctggAGGGGATGGAAATATCCTTGCCAACCCTAATGCACCTTCAGGCACAAAATACCAGCATTCATCCTAAGAAATGAGCACATTTCATTACATGGGATTTATGAAATAGGATTCTACAAACTGTTTTTCCACTCCCTATAATGCACAGATTGTGCAGAATGCTAAATCTGCTCAAAAGCTAAAAGTGACAAATTCTgagactttttaattttaatttttaaagtatatttaatATCAAATGTCTGGTTCCATTCTATTCCTGACATTTGTAAAAAACCCAATTCTGAGCCACTTAGAGAGTTTGTTTCCCTCGTGATGCATTTcaaaaaatgcactgaaattttattttgatcagGTCAAAACATTGTAATATAACTTCAAATATTGGCTGTAACAGGCTGTCAAATAAATCTGTCACAGTGCCATTGAAATTCGTATTTCAGGGGactgtaaaaaaacaaaaagttaagtgaaagcaaaattaatACCTTGTCATGATGAAATGTTCATGTATTATGGAAATGAGGAGCCGAGCAGGCAATCAGTGCTGGAAATCACTGAAATTCCAGTTTTTAGggaaaattctgtcttttttggggaaagaaatgaaGCAATGTGGCCAGTTCTTCACAGGGCACCAGCTCCAAATCAAACTATAGTTTTCAACAAAATACTCCTTGAATTACCTGCAAAGCTGTGATGGGAGGTAGACAGGGATGTGCTGCCTTGGGAATATCTCAGCCTCCTTTGCCTTTATTCCCCAGGTTTTGCAGGCAGCAGTTCCGCACCCACACCCTTTCCTCctctgggaagaaaaggaaggaaggaacaaCGGTAAACTCCAACATCCATTCCGAGTTCTCTGGCGCCAGGCACAGGATTCCCGAGGCAGCCGTGCCGGATCCAGGGAGAACTCACACGTAGTCGCTCAGTCTGTAGCCGCTGTGGGACGCAGATGTCAGGGAAGGAGCGTGGTCGCCCTTGGAGGCACTGGGTGGCCTGGAGGACGGAGGCGCTCTGGAACACGCCTGGAACGGCGCCTTATTCGCAGGGCACGACGTGCACAGCAGGGCCCCACCCAGGATGGTCAAGGCCGAGGAGACAAAGCCCAGATAAAGAGCCTGCCCTATCTCATACTTCATCCCAGCGGGCAGCGTGGGGTTGTAGAAATCCACCACCACCTCGTTGGTGCTCCACGACACCggcaccaggcagagcagcccggCCACCACGAAGCCGACGCCGCCGGAGCCGGCCATGGAGGCCTTGGCGGGGCTGCCCTCGGCGCAGCGCGTGCACCTCATGCCCACCACGGCCACGGCGGCCGCCAGCACGgccagcaggcaggagatgaCCATCATGGCCCGGGCGGCGCGGAGGTCGGCGGGCAGCGCCAGCTGCGAGcggtggggctggcagtggtAGACGCCGGTGCTGTGCCGCACGCACTCCATCCACAGCCCCTTCACGTAGGTCACGGCCGTCAGGATGTTGGTGCCCACGTGGGCCGAGCGCCACCAGTGCGGCAGGATGGTGGCAATCAACGTCCCAATGAagcccagcaggctgagggagaagCCGAGCAGCTCCAAGGCCCAGCTGGCCATGGGAGTGTTTGTCCTGTGTGGTTCTCTTAATGAGGCGCCTCCGCTTGGGCTGCCTTGGAAGGCGCGAGGTTTCCTTGGAAGATCTGCGGCTGTTTCTCCCCGACACCTCCTGCTCTCCTAATAAAAGGTAattgagggaaaagggagttAATTATTACCCCAAAGCATTGCCTCTCCAGCCAGTGAGGTGCGTTTCAAGTGCAGAGAGGGCAATAATTAGCATAGTTATCGCTGTTAATCGTGTTTTTGTGGAAGTAATGGGAAAGCAAGCTTCCCTCTTCCCTTATATAAACAGCCTTGTGCTGCCCGCTGGGAAGAGAACTCAAGACAAtttatgaaatggaaaaaaaatatttgaaatgcaaatattcctcttcccagcaggctcttcaaaaaaacaaacatgattTCCTCTCTAAAGCAGAGAATTAGGTAGTGTTAACACTTGGAATGAAGGCGATTTATAAAGTAGGGAACTGCAGGTTGCTTTGCACGATGAAAACATTCCCAGAAGGTCATAGCAGGACTAGGAAAACAATAAGGGTGTATTTGCTCAAAGTAGGGAGCAAAAAGAGTGATTTAAAACCTGTGGAAGAGGATAACAAATATTGGATTAAAGTCGCTTTCCTGACTGGCCAGTATTTCTTGAGGTTGCATTTCAAGAAAGGAACTCAAAGGGGAATAATTTTCATTGGGATCTGGGCAGTTTCAAGTCGTGATTTCAGGTTGTGGGTGAAATGTGGAATCAGTTGAACATCCTGAAGCTTCTGAGGGGCAACACCTCCACAGTTTGGTTGTGTATAAATCCAAGCTGGAAAACAAGGAATGGCAACTCTTCCTCCTGTATAAATCCCAGACTAAGTGGCCTTTTCCAGTGGCTGCCTTGCCAGCTCTGTTATCCATCAGGCATGATGCGTGTGGGCAGAaacacaatattttaatatataaaataaccCCTGCATCACAATCCAGCCTGGAATTCAGAAATAGGAACGAGTTtaggctccagctctgccaagccCCATGCACGTGCTGAACTCCTGCTCGGAGGAGAAAGTGGAAGTGTTTGCTGGAGCTGGCctgagcaggaaaagggaggaaaagcatCTGGATCAACAATCAAAGCCATCAGGACAGCagaaggaggcagagggagcAAAGTGAAAGCTGCTCCACGTTCTCATTATGTCAGACTTGTCTCCATGAGTCTGGAGTGCTCGGGGTGACatcagagccagggctggtcTCTGTTGTTGTGGCTTTCACTGCTCTCTGCCTGACAGCAaaaccatggaatcatggaatggtttgggttggaaggggcatTAAAGATCAGCCAgttccatggcagggacaccttccactgtccccaatgtccagcctggccttgggcactgccagggatccaggggcagccccagctgctctgggaattccatcccagcccctgcccaccctgccagggagcaattcctaattcccaatatcccatctaaccctgccctcttcAGTTTGAAGTCAGTCCCTGTGTCCTCTCCCTCCGTGCCTTGGgaattgtctctctccatctttcttgcagCAGGGGTCATCTCTTCCCAAAACAATCCCTTGGACAGTGTGAAAAGAAagtggaaatggaaaagcaCAAGGATTTTGTAGCCTGGGCAAGAAAACCCCACaggctgagggctctgtgctcctACACATTCCTTTTATTTGGAGCGTGCCATGGGATGGGCAGCAATGGGATGTTGGATTCGCTGCCTGGAAGGGAAGAGCAAAccaaagagcagcttttctttGGTGTGCCTGGGTTTAGGAAAGTTTTTCCTCCTGTTGCCAGTTCCTGGCCTTTCAGGTTCTCTTTATgtaacacagaaatgaaaacaccTGAGTTGATGTGGCTGCTGAAGGAATTGACCTCATTTGCAGATTCTGAGAAAATCACAGAAGGTTTTATATCAGAAATCACATTTCAGGGGAGGCCAGGCTGCAGATTTCTCTCAGCTATCACAGATATGACAGGCCATGAGTTAAAGCCAAGCACAGCACAAAGGAGCAAATTGTTTCCTCCAGCACTACTggagatattttatttctgtcccaTGTCTGTCCCAAGAAGTCCTCATGTATGTTTGCCTTGCAGGTTATTTGGGTTTGATTCCCATATTAAGGAAAATTAGGTAGTACTTTACCTTTTAtgttattatttgttttctgtgaggTGCATCTAGATCTAAGCACGCCAGAGATCTCAGGGAAATTATCTTGGGAATATCTCCAGGATCAGGGAAATCTCCACATGGTTGTGGGTCACAGCAGGACCATGAGGGACCTCAAGACATCTCACAGGACATCAGCAACCGAGGTGGAAACGGAGCTTGGGTCTCCTGTGTCCTTAATCCCAACACCACCTTCCTCATCCCTCTTTTTGCCTGGTCTGGGCAAAagacagaattcccagaattccagaatcactgggttggaagagacctccaagccCATCGAGTCCAACCAGCCCCAACGCTCAACTGagccctggcccccagtgccacatccaggctttgttaaacacacccagggatggggactgcaccacctccccgggcagccattccagaactttctcacccttgctgcaaaaaccttttccctgctatccaacctgtatttcccttggtgcagctggaggctgtgtgctctggctgtgtcagtgctgctggagaaggagcccagccccaggtagcacaggcacctttcaggagctgtgcagagtgatgggggcagccctgagtctccttttttCACTCCCTCATGATGAGCATAACCCAAGATTATCCTCTCCAATTCCTCATCCCACCCAGGACATCCACACCCTGTCCCCCATCCCAAGGAGTGCTCCAGCTCACTCTGGTGCATTTGCAAAGAGGCTCCCGAGGTCAGGCACGAGGCTTTGCAGCTGATCCTGGGGAGAACAGCACctcaaaggaaaatgtgatttaCACCACCAGTCCTGGGAAATGGACCCCGGATTTAATGGAGGTCAAACCActctggggctcagcagcagctatTTTTAGATATCATTAAGGAGTTATTTCTAAACATCAGCCATTAAAAGCTTTCTAATTTAAGCAGCCAGTGTTAATTAGCCCCGCTTGCTCGGCGTCATGTTTTCCATGCGCCTCCCTCGGCAGTTCCAGCTGCCCCTGGTGCTCAGTAACACTTTCACTGCTGGGCACCagccttcccctcctcctgccaagCGGTGAAAGCAGCAGGAACTCAACACCTTTTATCTCCAGGAACATCAGCAGCCTGGTGGAAATGTCTCACTTTACAGCTCAGCTGAGGAACATTCCATGGGATCAGGTGAGTGGTGGCTTGGATGCTCCTTGTGGGCTGAGCCAGGCaaatattaaatagaaaatcagcaattttttttcctgtttgggtCGTGTTTGTTGCTATTTCTTTAGAAAGCGAGCCAATTTTGCTTTCTCACTTGGGAGTCACTCTTTTCTAGcggggaacagggacaggatgagaaggaaaggcctcaagctgtgccaggggaagtttaggttggatattggggaaatttccccatggaaagggagctcaggccttggcaggggctgcccagggagctttgcagtgcccatccctgcaggtgtcccctggaggtggcactgagtgctctgggctggggacaaggtgcccatggggcacagctggcactccatgggctggcagggctgtgccagcaccaggaATTCTTTGTTTAGGATGAGCTGCTCAAACATTGCCTGCAGTTCAGCCTGAGAGAAACACAGGAaccaaaaaaggcaaagaaataaaacaaaagatgtGAGAAGGCTGTGAATGCCCAGGCAGTTGTGGGATGAAAGTTTATGGGGGCAGAAGTGAGAGGGGAGGgtgccctgagcccctgggcATGGAGATGCTGGGGTGAcaccctgctggctcctgcagctcagcctgggtCCAGCACACGGCCTtgcccttccccttccccctcctcgTGTGCAGCATGGCAGCCCAGATCCCGTGTCAGGGGTTGTGCTGGCgcattttttctcccttagATCTTCCCgtgggagagctgcagcccctccatgtGGGACAGCAACACCCCCGGGGCTGGGCCTGGGGAAGGAGGGTcggcagaggggctgtgctgcctctggagagccagcagcaatcctggcagggagaggagagctgggcaTGCAGACCCCCAGCAGGTCGTGCCATCAGATTGCCTTTGGGGCTTTAACAAAGCAATGGTTGAAATGCTGGGAAGAAGTTTCTAGAAGCACCTGCACCACTGACCAGGATGGCACTGACCAGGATTTTGCAAGCGGTCAGTTTGGGGATCACAATCCCCTTCTGGGaccaggctgtgccacagctgaaGGGGCAAAGGCAAAGCCCAAAACTCACAAAACCTCATAGCAACAAAGGTGAAGCTAAATTGGGCTGGAAACCATTTTAAATAACACAAGTAACATGAGAGGGGGGAGCAGGAGTGAGCCCAGGTGAGACAGGGATAACAAGCAAGGCAGGAGTGCTCCAATAGGTATTGGCAGGGCATGCACAGAGCGAGGTCCTCGGCTTGGGCAGCTGCAAGGAgatgcagctggggaaggagcagcagggtttGGTTTGGCTCTCAGGATGTGTTTCTGGGCGCTGCTGAAATCTGCCACAGGAAATGGTAGGAACTCCAAGGCTTGAGTCAGTTCAAAACCCAGCAGGGAAAATCACCCAGAGTAATTTGGAGGGAAACGCTCGTGGAACTGGGCAAGCACAGAGGACTCTGAATTACAAGAGGGGCTATGAATTACAATAACTCAGatacaattatatatatatatatatatttatatatatatatatttatatatatatatatgtaaatatgcatatatataataattGCAATACTATATATAATGTGTAATAATGACAATATGAATAGAGGGCTATGAATTACAATAACTCAGAtacaattttatatatatatgtaaaataggcatatatataataattgcaatactatatatataatatgtataata
This genomic interval carries:
- the CLDN14 gene encoding claudin-14; the protein is MASWALELLGFSLSLLGFIGTLIATILPHWWRSAHVGTNILTAVTYVKGLWMECVRHSTGVYHCQPHRSQLALPADLRAARAMMVISCLLAVLAAAVAVVGMRCTRCAEGSPAKASMAGSGGVGFVVAGLLCLVPVSWSTNEVVVDFYNPTLPAGMKYEIGQALYLGFVSSALTILGGALLCTSCPANKAPFQACSRAPPSSRPPSASKGDHAPSLTSASHSGYRLSDYV